CCGTGCGGGAGCAGCACGGCGCCGACGCCGTCGCCACCTTCCAGGGCAACCCCAGCGTGCATAACAGCGGCACCCTGCTGTCCGCCGGGGCGTTCCTGAAGGCCCTGGGCAGCCGCAGCCGCTACACCGCCACCAGCATCGACCAGTTACCCCACCACTTCGCCGGGGCCGAGATGTTCGGGCATCCGCTCATGCTGCCCATCCCCGACGTGGACCGCACAGACTTCTTCCTGATGATGGGCGCCAACCCGCTCGCCAGTAACGGCAGCATCATGACTGCGCCCGGCATCCGCGACCGCCTGAAAGCCATCCGCGCGCGCGGCGGCCGCGTCGTGCTGCTCGACCCGCGCCGCACCGAGAGCGCCGAGTACGCCACGGACTTCCACCACATCCGCCCCGGCACCGACGCCCTGTTCCTGCTGGCCCTGCTGAACGAGGTCTTCGCCAGCGGCCTGCAGCGCACCGCGCACCTGGGCGGCGTCATGACTGGCTTAGGCGCCCTGAAAGCCGCCGCCGCGCCCTTCACGCCGGAAGCCGTGGAGGCCCGCACGGGCGTCAGCGCCAGCGTGACCCGCGAACTCGCCCGCGCCTTCGCCTCCGCGCCCCGCGCCGCCGCGTACGGCCGCATCGGGCTGAGCATCCAGGAATTCGGCGGGCTGTGCCAGTGGCTCGTGAACGCTCTGAACGCCGTCACCGGCCACCTCGACACCGAGGGCGGCGCGATGTTCCCCTCTCCCGCCTTCGACCTGCTCGCCGGCGCGAAAGCCGGCGCCACCCACCACGGCCGCCACCACACCCGCGTGCGCGGCCTGCCGGAATTCGACGGTGAACTCCCGAACGTCGCCCTGGCCGAAGAGATCCTCACGCCCGGCGACGGCCAGATCCGCGCGCTGATCACGGTCGCCGGGAACCCCGTCCTGTCCGTCCCGGACGGCCAGGCCCTGGACCGCGCCCTTTCGGGCCTGGACTTCATGGTCAGCATCGACCCGTACCTGAACGAGACCACCCGCCACGCCCACGTGATCCTGCCGCCCGCCTTCGGCCTGGAAGTCCCTCACTACGACGTGATCTTCCACCACTTCGCCGTGCGCAACACCGCCCGCTACTCCCAGCCCGTCTTCCCGATC
The DNA window shown above is from Deinococcus aquaticus and carries:
- a CDS encoding molybdopterin-dependent oxidoreductase; this translates as MTAPDPTHPYASPPAPDGVHYRACNLCEAICGLKITVQGGRVTDVRGDPDDPLSRGHICPKGTALPDLHADPDRLKTPMRRVGDSWEPMEWEAALDYVAAQLRAVREQHGADAVATFQGNPSVHNSGTLLSAGAFLKALGSRSRYTATSIDQLPHHFAGAEMFGHPLMLPIPDVDRTDFFLMMGANPLASNGSIMTAPGIRDRLKAIRARGGRVVLLDPRRTESAEYATDFHHIRPGTDALFLLALLNEVFASGLQRTAHLGGVMTGLGALKAAAAPFTPEAVEARTGVSASVTRELARAFASAPRAAAYGRIGLSIQEFGGLCQWLVNALNAVTGHLDTEGGAMFPSPAFDLLAGAKAGATHHGRHHTRVRGLPEFDGELPNVALAEEILTPGDGQIRALITVAGNPVLSVPDGQALDRALSGLDFMVSIDPYLNETTRHAHVILPPAFGLEVPHYDVIFHHFAVRNTARYSQPVFPIRDDQRFDSQIFAGLVQRLTGKALATPEQRLSAGLAHGRSGLTLDDLKANPHGVDLGPLQPCLPGRLLTATGELHLAPAPMLADLPRLQATLDQTPEPLVLIGRRQLRSNNSWMHNTPRLMRGPDRCTVQLNPADAQGLEHGQTILIRSRVGQITAPLEITDTVMPGVACLPHGFGHARGGTRLSTAAQHAGASLNDLTDPGRIDALTGNAAVNGTPITVHAAEQVGESAAD